The Populus alba chromosome 6, ASM523922v2, whole genome shotgun sequence genome contains a region encoding:
- the LOC118058481 gene encoding uncharacterized protein isoform X1, whose amino-acid sequence MMGPHNSAHIMEGSALAARGYSNSNYDNRQRKGRPWCDHCNKPGHVKENCWKIHGKPADWKPSKSINDKDRRANNVYSDNNRDKNTILPTETSPFSKEQLEILQQLFSQNSLSQPSMSASGSGSGLLAQKGNFSTALTVSKKHSSPWIIDSGASDHMTGDATLLNEYNQCTNNSTVRIADGSSSQVKGIGLSRLSTDMILNSILHVPNLDCNLLSISKLTRDLNCVAKFFPHLCIFQDLDTGKKIGSAKMCSGLYLLKSEIPLRRQTQNRSYISFKGQSALNFHVNKDSDVLLWHYRLGHPNFMYLERLFPSFFSNKSSQSCSQ is encoded by the exons atgaTGGGACCTCACAACTCAGCTCATATAATGGAAGGATCTGCACTTGCTGCTCGAGGCTATTCAAACAGCAACTATGATAATCGACAGAGGAAAGGAAGACCCTGGTGTGATCACTGCAACAAACCAGGACATGTCAAGGAAAACTGCTGGAAGATTCATGGCAAACCTGCTGATTGGAAaccatcaaaatcaataaatgacAAAGACAGACGTGCCAACAATGTATATTCAGACAACAACCGAGATAAGAACACCATTCTGCCAACAGAAACAAGTCCTTTCAGCAAGGAACAACTTGAGATCTTACAGCAACTCTTCAGTCAGAATTCACTGTCTCAACCAAGTATGTCAGCCTCTGGTTCTGGATCTGGACTGTTAGCACAAAAAGGTAACTTTTCAACAGCCCTTACTGTTAGTAAGAAACACTCAAGCCCTTGGATCATCGACTCTGGAGCGTCAGACCATATGACAGGAGATGCCACTCTTCTTAATGAATACAATCAGTGCACTAATAACTCTACAGTCCGTATAGCTGATGGGTCTTCCTCCCAAGTTAAGGGAATAGGCCTGAGCAGACTCTCAACGGACATGATCCTAAACTCTATCCTCCATGTCCCTAACCTAGACTGCAACCTACTCTCAATCAGCAAATTGACTCGTGATCTAAATTGTGTTGCTAAATTCTTTCCTCATTTGTGTATATTTCAGGATCTGGATACGGGGAAGAAGATTGGCAGTGCTAAGATGTGTTCTGGGCTCTATCTCCTCAAAAGTGAGATTCCTCTAAGAAGGCAAACTCAAAACAGAAGCTATATATCATTCAAGGGTCAGTCAgctttaaattttcatgtcaaTAAAGATAGTGATGTTCTGTTATGGCACTATCGCCTTGGTCATCCAAACTTCATGTACCTTGAAAGGCTGTTTCCCTCTTTCTTTTCCAATAAAAGCTCACAATC ATGTTCGCAGTAG
- the LOC118058481 gene encoding uncharacterized protein isoform X2 has product MMGPHNSAHIMEGSALAARGYSNSNYDNRQRKGRPWCDHCNKPGHVKENCWKIHGKPADWKPSKSINDKDRRANNVYSDNNRDKNTILPTETSPFSKEQLEILQQLFSQNSLSQPSMSASGSGSGLLAQKGSGYGEEDWQC; this is encoded by the exons atgaTGGGACCTCACAACTCAGCTCATATAATGGAAGGATCTGCACTTGCTGCTCGAGGCTATTCAAACAGCAACTATGATAATCGACAGAGGAAAGGAAGACCCTGGTGTGATCACTGCAACAAACCAGGACATGTCAAGGAAAACTGCTGGAAGATTCATGGCAAACCTGCTGATTGGAAaccatcaaaatcaataaatgacAAAGACAGACGTGCCAACAATGTATATTCAGACAACAACCGAGATAAGAACACCATTCTGCCAACAGAAACAAGTCCTTTCAGCAAGGAACAACTTGAGATCTTACAGCAACTCTTCAGTCAGAATTCACTGTCTCAACCAAGTATGTCAGCCTCTGGTTCTGGATCTGGACTGTTAGCACAAAAAG GATCTGGATACGGGGAAGAAGATTGGCAGTGCTAA
- the LOC118058482 gene encoding choline-phosphate cytidylyltransferase 1-like — protein MAETQHKEKMVNGNSCEVSCHSNPDPSTQPPSDRPVRVYADGIYDLFHFGHARSLEQAKKAFPNTYLLVGCCNDEITHKYKGKTVMTEEERYESLRHCKWVDEVIPGAPWVIDQEFLDKHNIDYVAHDSLPYADASGAGKDVYEFVKKVGRFKETRRTDGISTSDIIMRIVKDYNQYVLRNLDRGYSRKELGVSYVKEKRLRVNMRLKKLQEKVKEQQEKVGEKIQIVAMHRNEWVENADRWVAGFLEMFEEGCHKMGTAIRDRIQERLRGQLSNGLLEDGKSNSEDDDEEYYFDDDDYDDGDEEEYYTETYDKDAKSKK, from the exons ATGGCGGAGACACAACATAAAGAGAAGATGGTGAATGGAAATAGCTGCGAAGTATCTTGTCATTCGAATCCTGATCCTTCAACACAACCACCGTCTGATCGTCCTGTTCGTGTTTATGCTGATGGGATCTATGATCTCTTCCACTTTGGCCACGCTCGCTCCCTTGAACAAGCTAAAAAAGC GTTTCCGAACACCTACTTGCTTGTCGgatgttgcaatgatgaaatcaCACACAAATACAAGGGAAAAACTGTCATGACAGAGGAAGAGCGTTATGAATCTCTTCGCCATTGCAa gtggGTGGATGAAGTCATTCCTGGTGCGCCTTGGGTGATTGATCAAGAATTTCTTGACAAGCACAATATTGACTACGTCGCTCATGATTCTCTACC CTATGCTGATGCCAGTGGAGCTGGAAAGGATGTCTATGAATTT GTAAAAAAAGTTGGAAGGTTCAAAGAAACAAGAAGAACTGATGGCATTTCTACGTCAGACATTATAATGAGGATTGTCAAAGACTATAACCAGTATGTCTTACGTAATTTGGATCGAGGATATTCGAGAAAAGAGCTTGGTGTTAGCTACGTAAAG GAAAAGCGACTGAGGGTGAACATGAGGTTGAAGAAACTACAAGAGAAAGTGAAGGAACAGCAAGAAAAAGTTGGAGAAAAG ATTCAAATTGTTGCAATGCATCGTAATGAATGGGTGGAAAATGCTGATCGTTGGGTTGCTGGATTCCTTGAGATGTTTGAAGAAGGTTGCCATAAAATG GGCACAGCCATCAGGGATAGAATTCAAGAGCGATTGAGAGGGCAGCTGTCAAATGGGCTGCTGGAAGATGGCAAGTCCAACAGTGAAGACGATGATGAAgagtattattttgatgatgatgattatgatgACGGCGATGAAGAAGAATATTATACTGAGACATATGACAAAGATGCGAAAAGTAAGAAGTAG
- the LOC118058467 gene encoding uncharacterized protein, whose product MVSRSSTRFLNICIASFCKAKHLQRAETVIIDGVRLGVLPDVVTYNTLINAYSRFVSFDAAYSVLDRMKEASIKPDIITYNSLIAGAMRHCLLSNCMDLFEEMLELGIKPDIWSYNTLMHCFFKLERPDDAYRVFTDIILCYLSPSLATYNTMLNGLCKCGFVENALMLFRKLKRHGFVPSLVTYNILINGLCKAWKLKTARWMLKELGASGLVPNVITYTTVMRCCFRSRRFEQGLEIFEEMIDKGYTFDGFAYCTVVGALVKTCRIEEASHYMERMVNTDIGLDMASYNTLINLYCKGGKLEMAHGVLDKMEKEGFERDEYTNTILMNGLCEEGDVEGAMEYMNVAGFNSNLVALNTMVDRCCKADQIDYAFKIFDSMHMRDSFTYSSLIHNLCKVGRFRCASKLLLSCVRSGTRILPSAKHAVFDCLRHSGHQREVKRLKSEIKLALSAVV is encoded by the coding sequence ATGGTCAGTAGATCATCGACTAGGTTCTTGAATATTTGTATAGCTTCTTTTTGCAAAGCCAAGCATTTACAAAGAGCAGAAACTGTGATTATTGATGGTGTAAGACTAGGTGTTTTGCCTGATGTTGTTACTTACAATACATTGATCAATGCTTACTCACGTTTTGTTAGTTTTGATGCTGCTTATTCAGTTCTTGATAGAATGAAAGAAGCCAGTATAAAACCTGATATTATTACTTACAATTCTTTGATTGCTGGTGCCATGAGGCACTGTTTGTTGTCGAATTGTATGGATTTGTTTGAAGAAATGCTTGAGTTGGGGATAAAACCTGATATCTGGAGTTATAATACTTtgatgcattgtttttttaagctagAAAGACCTGATGACGCATATCGGGTATTTACGGATATTATACTTTGTTATTTATCACCTTCTCTTGCTACGTATAATACTATGCTTAATGGGCTTTGCAAGTGTGGTTTTGTGGAGAATGCGCTCATGTTGTTTAGGAAATTAAAGAGACATGGATTTGTTCCTTCATTGGTTACTTATAATATTCTTATTAATGGGTTGTGTAAAGCTTGGAAATTGAAGACAGCTAGGTGGATGCTCAAGGAGCTTGGTGCATCTGGACTTGTTCCAAATGTTATAACGTATACTACAGTCATGAGGTGTTGCTTTAGATCTAGGAGGTTTGAACAAGGGCTTGAGATATTTGAAGAGATGATTGATAAGGGATATACCTTTGACGGATTTGCATATTGCACAGTTGTTGGTGCTTTGGTCAAGACTTGTAGGATTGAAGAAGCAAGTCATTATATGGAGCGGATGGTGAACACTGACATTGGTCTTGATATGGCATCTTATAATACACTCATTAATTTGTATTGTAAAGGTGGTAAGTTGGAAATGGCACATGGAGTACTTGATAAAATGGAAAAGGAAGGTTTTGAACGTGATGAGTATACAAACACGATTCTGATGAATGGGTTGTGTGAGGAAGGTGATGTTGAGGGGGCCATGGAGTATATGAATGTAGCGGGTTTCAATTCAAACTTGGTTGCTTTAAACACCATGGTTGATAGGTGTTGTAAAGCTGATCAGATTGATTATGCTTTTAAAATCTTTGATTCAATGCATATGAGGGATTCTTTTACCTACTCCTCCTTGATTCACAATCTTTGCAAGGTTGGAAGGTTCCGTTGTGCATCCAAGCTCTTGCTCTCTTGTGTAAGAAGTGGCACAAGAATACTCCCATCTGCTAAGCATGCGGTTTTTGATTGTCTTCGTCATTCTGGTCATCAAAGAGAAGTAAAGAGACTTAAATCAGAAATTAAATTGGCTCTTTCTGCAGTTGTTTAG
- the LOC118058480 gene encoding zinc transporter 8-like — MQNFIKFYLTFICLLLLLPTLALAECTCDAGGEGKNKSEALKYKAIAIASILFAGAVGVCLPILGKTIPVLRPEKTIFFIIKAFAAGVILSTGFIHVLPDAFDSLTSPCLGENPWGKFPFTGFVAMMSAIGTLMVDCLASSYYTRLHLNKAQPEERGDEEKAAVEAHEGHVHTHATHGHSHGLVDSSGSGPSQLIRHRVITQVLELGIVVHSVIIGVSLGASESPETIRPLVAALSFHQFFEGMGLGGCITQAKFKTKTIVIMTLFFSLTTPVGIAIGIGISNVYNENSPKALIVEGIFNAASAGILIYMALVDLLAADFMHPKVQSNGALQFGVNVSLLIGAGCMSLLAKWA; from the exons ATGcagaattttatcaaattttatttaaccttCATTTGCTTGCTTCTACTACTCCCTACTCTTGCTTTAGCAGAATGCACATGTGATGCAGGAGGAGAAGGCAAAAATAAATCTGAGGCCTTGAAATACAAAGCCATAGCAATTGCTTCTATCCTTTTTGCGGGTGCAGTTGGAGTTTGTCTTCCAATTCTTGGAAAAACTATCCCCGTTTTACGCCCTGAAAAGActattttcttcatcatcaaagCTTTTGCAGCCGGCGTTATATTGTCGACAGGCTTTATTCATGTGCTTCCTGATGCTTTTGATAGCTTGACATCGCCATgccttggtgaaaatccttggGGTAAATTTCCCTTCACGGGGTTTGTGGCAATGATGTCGGCGATCGGGACTTTAATGGTGGATTGTCTTGCAAGTTCTTATTATACTAGGTTGCACCTCAACAAGGCTCAACCAGAGGAGAGGGGGGATGAGGAGAAGGCAGCAGTTGAGGCTCATGAGGGTCATGTTCATACTCATGCAACTCATGGCCATTCTCATGGCTTAGTGGATAGTTCTGGTTCTGGTCCATCTCAGCTTATTCGCCATCGGGTTATTACACAG GTTTTGGAGTTGGGAATTGTGGTGCACTCTGTGATTATAGGAGTGTCTTTAGGAGCTTCTGAAAGTCCCGAGACAATAAGACCTCTAGTGGCTGCCCTAAGCTTTCACCAATTTTTTGAGGGTATGGGACTTGGTGGATGCATTACTCAG GCGAAATTCAAGACCAAAACTATTGTGATAATGAcactcttcttctctctaaCAACCCCAGTCGGCATTGCAATTGGCATAGGCATATCAAATGTCTATAATGAGAACAGTCCTAAAGCTCTTATTGTTGAAGGGATTTTCAATGCTGCGTCAGCTGGTATCCTAATCTACATGGCACTTGTGGATCTTCTGGCAGCTGATTTTATGCATCCAAAAGTGCAAAGCAATGGAGCCCTTCAATTTGGGGTTAATGTTTCTCTTCTTATAGGAGCTGGTTGTATGTCTCTCCTTGCCAAATGGGCTTGA